The following coding sequences lie in one Peromyscus maniculatus bairdii isolate BWxNUB_F1_BW_parent chromosome 3, HU_Pman_BW_mat_3.1, whole genome shotgun sequence genomic window:
- the LOC102910236 gene encoding N-acetyltransferase 8-like, translated as MASYHIRTYQERDRKRVLELFSRGMEEHAPATFRHLLKLPRTLLLLIGVPLATFLVSGSWLLAVVCIVFLLLFLRFLAGQPWKNYVSMCLHTDMVDITKSYLNVSGAGFWVAESGGQVVGSVAAQPVKDPPSGRKQLQLFRLSVSSQHRGQGIARALVRTVLQFARDQGYNDVVLATGLLQQGAVSLYYSMGFQKTGESFMDLLTWLVDVSLIHFTYPLPSAQEHEL; from the coding sequence ATGGCTTCTTACCACATCCGCACGTACCAGGAGAGGGACCGAAAAAGGGTCCTGGAATTGTTCTCCAGGGGCATGGAGGAGCATGCCCCTGCCACCTTCCGCCACCTGCTAAAACTGCCCCGAACCCTCCTGCTCTTAATTGGGGTGCCTCTTGCCACATTCCTGGtgtctggctcctggctcctggctgtTGTATGCATTGTCTTTCTGCTTCTATTCTTGCGGTTCCTTGCAGGCCAACCCTGGAAGAATTATGTGTCCATGTGTTTGCACACAGACATGGTTGATATCACCAAGTCCTACTTGAATGTTTCTGGGGCGGGTTTCTGGGTAGCTGAGTCTGGGGGACAGGTAGTGGGGTCAGTGGCTGCTCAGCCGGTCAAGGATCCCCCGTCAGGGAGGAAGCAGCTGCAGCTCTTTCGCCTGTCTGTGTCCTCACAGCATCGAGGACAGGGGATAGCGAGAGCCCTGGTCAGAACTGTCCTCCAGTTTGCACGGGACCAGGGCTACAATGACGTTGTCCTTGCGACTGGCCTTTTGCAGCAAGGTGCTGTGAGCCTCTACTACAGCATGGGCTTCCAGAAGACAGGTGAATCCTTCATGGACCTCCTCACATGGCTTGTGGATGTCTCTCTAATTCACTTCACATACCCACTCCCTTCTGCTCAGGAACATGAGCTGTGa
- the LOC102910980 gene encoding N-acetyltransferase 8-like, giving the protein MASYHIRQFQERDYKEVVDLFSMGMEEHIPATFRHLLKLPRTLLLLTGVPLTIVLVSGSLLLAVVCIIILLLFLWFLAGQPWKHHVSMCLQTDMADITKSYLSVSGAGFWVAESGGQVVGSVAARPVKDPPLGRKQLQLFRLSVSSQHRGQGIAKALVRTVLQFARDQGYSDVVLETSVIQQGAVSLYESMGFQRTGLFLLDGIVGRVVDFFVFRFTYPLPFAQEPKL; this is encoded by the coding sequence ATGGCTTCTTACCACATCCGCCAGTTCCAGGAGAGAGACTACAAAGAGGTCGTAGACTTGTTCTCCATGGGCATGGAGGAACACATCCCTGCCACCTTCCGCCACCTACTGAAACTGCCCCGAACCCTTCTACTCTTAACTGGGGTGCCTCTTACCATAGTCCTGGTGTCTGGCTCCTTGCTCCTGGCTGTTGTATGCATCATCATTCTGCTTCTATTTTTGTGGTTCCTTGCCGGCCAACCCTGGAAACATCATGTGTCCATGTGTTTGCAAACAGACATGGCTGACATCACCAAGTCCTACCTGAGTGTGTCTGGGGCGGGTTTCTGGGTGGCTGAGTCTGGGGGACAGGTAGTGGGTTCAGTGGCTGCTCGGCCAGTCAAGGATCCCCCACTAGGGAGGAAGCAGCTACAGCTCTTCCGCCTGTCTGTGTCCTCACAGCATCGAGGACAGGGGATAGCAAAAGCCCTGGTCAGAACTGTCCTCCAGTTTGCACGGGACCAGGGCTACAGTGATGTTGTCCTTGAGACCAGTGTCATACAGCAAGGtgctgtgagcctctatgagtctatggggttCCAAAGGACAGGCTTATTCTTACTGGACGGCATTGTTGGAAgggttgttgatttttttgtatttcgTTTCACGTACCCTCTCCCTTTTGCTCAGGAACCCAAACTTTGA
- the LOC143266716 gene encoding N-acetyltransferase 8-like: MAPFHIRQFQERDYKEVIDLFSRCMEEHIPATFHRLLKLPRTFLLLIGVPLAIVLVSGSWLLAPICIVLLLLFLRFLASKAWKTHVSTCLHTDMADITKSYLSVSGAGFWVAESGGQVVGIVAARPAKDPPLGRKQLELFRLSVSSQHRGQGIAKALVRTVLQFARDQGYSDLVLETCVVQQGAVSLYESMGFQRTGLYLLDSIVGRVIDFLVLCFTYPLPSAQEPRL, encoded by the coding sequence ATGGCTCCTTTTCACATCCGGCAGTTCCAGGAGAGAGACTACAAAGAAGTCATAGACTTGTTCTCCAGGTGCATGGAGGAACACATCCCTGCCACCTTCCACCGCCTGCTGAAACTGCCCCGAACCTTCCTGCTCTTAATTGGGGTGCCTCTTGCCATAGTCCTGGTatctggctcctggctcctggctcctatATGCAttgtccttctgcttctattcttGCGGTTCCTTGCCAGCAAGGCCTGGAAGACTCATGTGTCCACATGTTTGCACACAGACATGGCTGACATCACCAAGTCCTACCTGAGTGTGTCTGGGGCGGGTTTCTGGGTGGCTGAGTCTGGGGGACAGGTAGTGGGTATAGTGGCTGCTCGGCCAGCCAAGGATCCCCCATTAGGTAGGAAGCAGCTGGAGCTCTTTCGCCTGTCTGTGTCCTCACAGCATCGAGGACAGGGAATAGCAAAAGCCCTGGTTAGAACTGTCCTCCAGTTTGCGCGGGACCAGGGCTATAGTGACCTTGTCCTTGAGACCTGTGTCGTACAGCAAGGtgctgtgagcctctatgagtcTATGGGTTTCCAAAGGACAGGCCTATACTTACTTGACAGCATTGTCGGAAGAGTCATTGATTTTTTGGTACTTTGTTTCACGTACCCTCTCCCATCTGCTCAGGAACCCAGACTTTGA